The following proteins are encoded in a genomic region of Actinomadura sp. NAK00032:
- a CDS encoding BCCT family transporter, protein MKRKREPGAEFPGTEPAGLAQHGRAHTDWIVYGVTAVLSVAFVVWGGASTGTLSSAAQSTLDWLIGNVGWLFVLASTGFVVFSLWLAVSRYGRIPLGQEGDEPEFRTVSWIAMMFSAGMGIGLMFFGAAEPLTHYVMPPPDTDAPQSEAAIETAMATTMFHWTLHPWSIYAVLGLAIGYGHYRRGRSQLISSAFAPLLGHRRTQGPLSKLIDILALFATLFGSAASLGIGALQIQTGMREAGWIESLGTSVLVLTIVVLTICFILSAVSGIARGIQWLSNINMVLAGVLALFVFVVGPTVFILELLPTSIGVYIQDFGEMASRSGATGGAEMKKFLANWTIFYWAWWISWAPFVGMFLARISRGRTIRQFVAGVIIVPSTVSLVWFAIFGGAAIDQQHHGLNPYGNGSEEQITFNVLRDLPWESITGVIVMLLVAIFFVSGADAASIVMGTLSQRGSTRPARWIVIFWGALTGGVAAIMLVIGGDEALNGIQNITFIGALPFTIVLILLCFSLWKDVRDDPMMRRQNKGAEVLEDAVVAGVRRHKGDFELQIRPSAPTSDDAPGRPPGQ, encoded by the coding sequence ATGAAGCGCAAGCGCGAGCCCGGGGCCGAGTTCCCCGGCACGGAACCGGCGGGCCTCGCCCAGCATGGCCGCGCGCACACCGACTGGATCGTCTACGGCGTCACCGCCGTGCTGTCCGTGGCGTTCGTGGTCTGGGGCGGGGCGTCCACCGGCACCCTCAGCTCCGCCGCGCAGAGCACGCTGGACTGGCTGATCGGCAACGTCGGCTGGCTGTTCGTCCTCGCCTCCACCGGGTTCGTGGTCTTCTCGCTGTGGCTGGCGGTCAGCCGGTACGGGCGCATCCCGCTCGGCCAGGAGGGCGACGAGCCCGAGTTCCGCACCGTCTCGTGGATCGCGATGATGTTCAGCGCCGGCATGGGCATCGGGCTGATGTTCTTCGGCGCCGCCGAGCCGCTCACCCACTACGTGATGCCGCCGCCCGACACCGACGCGCCGCAGAGCGAGGCGGCGATCGAGACGGCCATGGCCACCACGATGTTCCACTGGACGCTGCACCCGTGGTCGATCTACGCCGTGCTGGGCCTCGCGATCGGGTACGGGCACTACCGGCGGGGCCGCAGCCAGCTGATCAGCTCGGCGTTCGCGCCGCTGCTCGGCCACCGGCGCACCCAGGGCCCGCTGAGCAAGCTGATCGACATCCTCGCGCTGTTCGCGACGCTGTTCGGGTCGGCGGCCTCGCTCGGCATCGGCGCCCTCCAGATCCAGACGGGCATGCGGGAGGCGGGCTGGATCGAGAGCCTCGGCACGTCCGTCCTGGTGCTGACGATCGTGGTGCTGACGATCTGCTTCATCCTGTCGGCCGTGTCCGGCATCGCGCGCGGCATCCAGTGGCTGTCGAACATCAACATGGTGCTCGCGGGCGTCCTCGCGCTGTTCGTGTTCGTGGTGGGGCCGACGGTCTTCATCCTGGAGCTGCTGCCCACCTCGATCGGCGTCTACATCCAGGACTTCGGCGAGATGGCGTCCCGCTCGGGCGCCACCGGCGGCGCGGAGATGAAGAAGTTCCTCGCCAACTGGACGATCTTCTACTGGGCGTGGTGGATCTCCTGGGCCCCGTTCGTCGGGATGTTCCTGGCCCGGATCAGCCGCGGCCGCACCATCCGCCAGTTCGTCGCCGGCGTGATCATCGTGCCGAGCACGGTCAGCCTGGTCTGGTTCGCGATCTTCGGCGGGGCGGCGATCGATCAGCAGCACCACGGCCTGAACCCGTACGGGAACGGCTCGGAGGAGCAGATCACCTTCAACGTGCTGCGCGACCTGCCGTGGGAGTCCATCACCGGCGTCATCGTGATGCTGCTGGTCGCGATCTTCTTCGTGTCCGGCGCGGACGCCGCGTCGATCGTGATGGGCACGCTGTCGCAGCGCGGCTCGACCCGGCCGGCCCGCTGGATCGTCATCTTCTGGGGCGCGCTGACCGGCGGCGTCGCCGCGATCATGCTGGTGATCGGCGGTGACGAGGCCCTCAACGGCATCCAGAACATCACGTTCATCGGCGCGCTGCCGTTCACGATCGTGCTGATCCTGCTGTGCTTCTCGCTCTGGAAGGACGTCCGCGACGACCCGATGATGCGCCGCCAGAACAAGGGCGCCGAGGTCCTGGAGGACGCCGTCGTCGCCGGCGTCCGCCGCCACAAGGGCGACTTCGAACTCCAGATCCGCCCCTCCGCTCCCACCTCGGACGACGCGCCCGGCCGGCCGCCCGGCCAGTGA
- a CDS encoding ABC transporter ATP-binding protein: MTVEATAQAVGLEAVTKTYGSVRALDGVTWTFPRGGFTAVMGPSGSGKSTFLHCASGLDRPSEGTVRIGGADIGRLGETKRTRLRRERIGFVFQAFNLIPSMDVEQNVTLPLRLAGAAADPAWLREVVGRVGLADRLAHRPSELSGGQQQRAAIARALITRPEVVFADEPTGALDPRTAREVMRLLREAVDQTGQTLVLVTHDPMAAAWADSVLFLDRGRIVDEVADPSAAAIMSRWESL; the protein is encoded by the coding sequence ATGACGGTCGAGGCGACCGCGCAGGCCGTGGGGCTGGAGGCGGTCACCAAGACCTACGGCTCCGTCCGGGCGCTGGACGGCGTCACGTGGACGTTCCCGCGCGGCGGGTTCACCGCGGTGATGGGGCCGTCCGGCTCGGGCAAGAGCACGTTCCTGCACTGCGCGTCCGGGCTCGACCGCCCGAGCGAGGGCACCGTCCGGATCGGCGGCGCGGACATCGGCCGGCTCGGCGAGACCAAGCGGACGCGGCTGCGCCGGGAGCGGATCGGGTTCGTGTTCCAGGCGTTCAACCTGATCCCGTCCATGGACGTCGAGCAGAACGTCACGCTGCCGCTCCGGCTCGCCGGGGCCGCCGCCGACCCGGCCTGGCTGCGCGAGGTGGTCGGGCGGGTCGGGCTCGCCGACCGGCTGGCGCACCGGCCGTCGGAGCTGTCCGGCGGGCAGCAGCAGCGCGCCGCCATCGCCCGCGCGCTGATCACCCGCCCGGAGGTCGTGTTCGCCGACGAGCCGACCGGCGCGCTCGACCCGCGCACCGCCCGCGAGGTGATGCGGCTGCTGCGCGAGGCCGTCGACCAGACCGGCCAGACGCTCGTGCTGGTGACGCACGACCCGATGGCGGCCGCGTGGGCCGACTCGGTGCTGTTCCTCGACCGCGGCCGGATCGTCGACGAGGTCGCCGACCCGTCCGCCGCCGCGATCATGAGCCGCTGGGAGTCGCTGTGA
- a CDS encoding ABC transporter permease produces the protein MRSRGAFTGIFAALLFAAALIGACGVLIESAWRAHGPVERYEAAAAVVTGPRSVSTTVKKLGDPPAEASRPVTEPSRVPAGAAERLRAVPGVRAVVADVSFPVLLPSGRTLTGHGWDSAALRPYELSTGRAPQAADEVVLSRSAGVAPGTTVKVQTNGKPRPYRVSGVVGDGPAAAFFAPATAAALYGHPGRADALAVIGDPDTGDLRKAAPGLTVSTGKARGDVESPAVAAARPDILEMGASFAGVAVMTALVVVGGLIVLSVRERAREFAMLRAIGATPWQVQGRLVRETLRVGIPAALIGGALSLGLGAAMLTAMGRKDVLPDGFGPALSPLPALAAVAITLLAAVVTSLLASLRVTRIRPVEALGEAAVEPADLPGWRVGTGVVFLIIGLGALGFSGSTSGPAAVAAVGGLVMSLIVATAFLGPLLARHGARLLGGAAQAIAPVTGRLARHGSAAAALRAGSIITPVALAVAFAGTQLFAQTTVVHATTGQAAAGSRADQVVVSAGPGLPPDTAEAVRRVPGVTAATPVNRTTVVMKIKEMGDEELTSLPARGLGADAEATIDPKVTSGRLRDLRGNTVALSRNAVGGRHVGDTAPLWLGDGTRIDARIVAVYDRDLGFGDVLLPRDLVAAHTATGLDDHVLVRGKADLSAATSAYAGVQAIDRDAHDEALSEEIRLQGFFNLVVVAAIGGFIAIGLITTLALATAARRREFGLLRLVGTTRGQVLRMLRLEAAIILGTGTAIGITIATVTLMAFAMAVTGVPLPAVSPAACAAVLLGVAGSGTAAILLPARAMLRRRTSPSVH, from the coding sequence GTGAGGAGCCGGGGCGCGTTCACCGGGATCTTCGCGGCGCTGCTGTTCGCCGCCGCGCTGATCGGCGCGTGCGGGGTGCTGATCGAGTCGGCGTGGCGGGCGCACGGCCCGGTGGAGCGGTACGAGGCCGCCGCGGCCGTCGTCACCGGGCCGCGCAGCGTGTCCACCACGGTGAAGAAGCTCGGCGACCCGCCGGCGGAGGCGAGCCGGCCGGTGACCGAGCCGTCCCGGGTCCCGGCCGGCGCGGCGGAGCGGCTGCGGGCCGTTCCGGGTGTGCGGGCCGTCGTCGCGGACGTGTCGTTCCCCGTCCTGCTGCCCTCGGGCCGGACGCTGACCGGCCACGGCTGGGACTCCGCGGCCCTCCGCCCCTACGAGCTGAGCACCGGACGCGCCCCGCAGGCCGCCGACGAGGTCGTGCTGAGCCGCTCCGCCGGAGTCGCGCCCGGCACGACCGTCAAGGTGCAGACCAACGGCAAGCCGCGCCCCTACCGGGTCTCCGGCGTCGTGGGCGACGGCCCGGCCGCCGCGTTCTTCGCCCCGGCCACGGCGGCGGCGCTCTACGGCCACCCCGGACGCGCCGACGCCCTCGCCGTCATCGGAGACCCCGACACCGGCGACCTCCGGAAGGCCGCACCCGGCCTCACCGTCTCCACTGGGAAGGCGCGCGGCGACGTCGAGTCCCCGGCCGTGGCCGCCGCGCGTCCCGACATCCTGGAGATGGGCGCCTCGTTCGCCGGGGTCGCCGTGATGACCGCGCTGGTCGTCGTGGGCGGGCTGATCGTCCTGTCGGTGCGGGAGCGGGCGCGCGAGTTCGCGATGCTCCGCGCGATCGGCGCGACCCCGTGGCAGGTGCAGGGGCGGCTCGTCCGGGAGACGCTGCGCGTCGGGATCCCGGCCGCGCTGATCGGCGGCGCACTGTCGCTCGGGCTCGGCGCCGCGATGCTCACCGCGATGGGGCGCAAGGACGTCCTGCCGGACGGGTTCGGCCCGGCGCTCAGCCCGCTGCCCGCTCTCGCAGCGGTCGCGATCACGCTGCTCGCGGCCGTGGTGACATCGCTCCTCGCCTCCCTGCGGGTCACCCGGATCCGGCCCGTCGAGGCGCTGGGCGAGGCGGCCGTCGAGCCCGCCGACCTGCCCGGATGGCGGGTCGGCACCGGCGTCGTCTTCCTGATCATCGGGCTGGGCGCGCTCGGCTTCTCCGGCTCCACCTCCGGGCCGGCCGCGGTCGCCGCGGTCGGGGGGCTGGTGATGTCGCTGATCGTCGCGACCGCGTTCCTCGGGCCGCTGCTGGCGCGGCACGGCGCCCGCCTCCTCGGCGGCGCCGCCCAGGCGATCGCGCCCGTCACCGGGCGTCTCGCCCGGCACGGCAGCGCCGCCGCCGCGCTGCGCGCCGGGTCCATCATCACACCGGTCGCGCTGGCCGTCGCGTTCGCCGGCACCCAGCTGTTCGCGCAGACGACCGTCGTCCACGCGACGACCGGGCAGGCGGCGGCCGGGAGCCGGGCCGACCAGGTCGTCGTGTCGGCGGGGCCGGGCCTCCCGCCGGACACCGCCGAGGCCGTCCGCCGCGTCCCCGGCGTCACCGCCGCGACGCCCGTCAACCGCACCACCGTGGTCATGAAGATCAAGGAGATGGGCGACGAGGAGCTGACCTCGCTGCCCGCGCGCGGCCTCGGCGCGGACGCCGAGGCCACCATTGACCCGAAGGTCACCTCCGGCCGTCTCCGCGACCTGCGCGGCAACACCGTCGCGCTCAGCCGCAACGCGGTCGGCGGCCGGCACGTCGGCGACACCGCGCCGCTGTGGCTCGGCGACGGCACCCGGATCGACGCCCGTATCGTCGCCGTCTACGACCGCGACCTCGGCTTCGGCGACGTCCTGCTGCCCCGCGACCTGGTCGCCGCCCACACGGCCACCGGGCTGGACGACCACGTCCTCGTGCGCGGCAAGGCCGACCTGAGCGCCGCCACGTCCGCCTACGCCGGAGTCCAGGCGATCGACCGCGACGCCCATGACGAGGCCCTGTCGGAGGAGATCCGGCTCCAGGGCTTCTTCAACCTGGTCGTCGTCGCCGCCATCGGCGGGTTCATCGCGATCGGGCTCATCACCACGCTGGCCCTCGCCACCGCCGCGCGCCGCCGCGAGTTCGGGCTGCTGCGGCTGGTCGGCACGACCCGGGGGCAGGTGCTGCGGATGCTGCGCCTGGAGGCCGCCATCATCCTCGGCACCGGCACCGCGATCGGCATCACCATCGCGACCGTGACGCTCATGGCCTTCGCCATGGCGGTCACCGGCGTCCCGCTGCCCGCCGTCTCACCGGCCGCGTGCGCGGCCGTCCTCCTCGGGGTCGCCGGCTCCGGCACCGCCGCGATCCTCCTCCCGGCACGGGCGATGCTGCGCCGCCGCACCTCCCCGTCCGTCCACTGA
- a CDS encoding pyridoxal-dependent decarboxylase gives MHGFPIGRASLAPSRAAAEAMWRHVVDLLEDERERLPERAVSEPVGARDLKALRDAIRAYDFDRPAAAEGVVDDVARMLRATTVHTTHPRYFGLFNPTPAPMGVVGETLAAAFNPQLAAWSHAPAAVEIEAHLLRFLGGRLGYPPAAVAGSFTSGGAEANMTAVLLALTRTWPRYGEEGLRALPGRPVMYASAESHLAWLKIAHAAGLGRDAVRLVPVGPDLRMDTGALAERVAADRADGDLPFLVVATAGTTAAGVVDPLHGLADLCRDLGLRLHADAAYGGAAALSDRLRPALAGIERADSITVDAHKWLSVPMGAGAFLCTDAEGLAETFRVTASYMPAEIPGTADPYTSSQQWSRRFMGLKLFLGLAVAGRAGYAEQLERDAALADALRGSLAAAGWDIVNDTPLPVVCFADPGTGAWEHHEALARRVVEGGRAWISPVRLDGRAALRACVISHRTAPADLDELVRAVGEAREAS, from the coding sequence ATGCATGGATTCCCCATCGGACGCGCCTCCCTCGCCCCTTCCCGAGCGGCCGCCGAGGCGATGTGGCGGCATGTCGTGGACCTCCTGGAAGACGAGCGCGAGCGGCTCCCCGAGCGGGCGGTGAGCGAGCCGGTCGGCGCCCGGGACCTGAAGGCGCTCAGGGACGCGATCAGGGCGTACGACTTCGACCGTCCGGCAGCCGCCGAGGGCGTGGTCGACGACGTGGCCCGGATGCTGCGGGCGACCACCGTCCACACGACCCACCCGCGCTACTTCGGCCTGTTCAACCCGACGCCGGCGCCGATGGGCGTCGTCGGGGAGACGCTCGCCGCCGCGTTCAACCCGCAGCTCGCCGCCTGGTCGCACGCGCCCGCGGCCGTCGAGATCGAGGCGCATCTGCTGCGCTTCCTGGGCGGACGGCTCGGCTACCCGCCCGCGGCGGTCGCCGGGTCGTTCACCAGCGGCGGCGCCGAGGCGAACATGACCGCCGTGCTGCTGGCGCTCACGCGGACCTGGCCGCGGTACGGCGAGGAGGGGCTGCGGGCGCTGCCGGGCCGTCCGGTGATGTACGCGTCGGCGGAGAGCCATCTCGCCTGGCTCAAGATCGCGCACGCCGCGGGCCTCGGGCGGGACGCCGTCCGGCTCGTCCCGGTCGGGCCGGACCTGCGGATGGACACCGGAGCCCTCGCCGAACGGGTGGCCGCCGACCGGGCGGACGGCGACCTGCCGTTCCTCGTCGTCGCGACCGCCGGGACCACGGCCGCCGGGGTCGTCGACCCGCTGCACGGCCTCGCCGACCTGTGCCGCGACCTGGGGCTGCGGCTCCACGCCGACGCCGCCTACGGCGGCGCGGCGGCGCTGTCGGACCGGCTGCGGCCCGCCCTGGCGGGCATCGAGCGCGCCGACTCGATCACGGTGGACGCGCACAAGTGGCTGAGCGTCCCGATGGGCGCCGGGGCCTTCCTGTGCACGGACGCGGAGGGCCTCGCGGAGACGTTCCGGGTCACCGCGTCCTACATGCCGGCCGAGATCCCCGGCACCGCCGACCCGTACACGTCCAGCCAGCAGTGGTCGCGCCGGTTCATGGGTCTCAAGCTGTTCCTGGGCCTCGCCGTCGCGGGCCGCGCCGGGTACGCCGAGCAGCTCGAACGCGACGCCGCCCTCGCGGACGCGCTCCGCGGCTCGCTCGCGGCGGCCGGCTGGGACATCGTCAACGACACCCCGCTGCCCGTCGTCTGCTTCGCCGACCCCGGCACCGGGGCGTGGGAGCACCACGAGGCGCTCGCCCGCCGGGTCGTCGAGGGCGGCCGCGCGTGGATCAGCCCCGTGCGGCTGGACGGGCGCGCCGCGCTCCGCGCCTGCGTCATCAGCCACCGCACCGCGCCCGCCGACCTCGACGAGCTCGTCCGGGCCGTCGGCGAGGCGCGCGAGGCGTCCTGA
- a CDS encoding helix-turn-helix domain-containing protein — MHTLAVAVTDGVPIFELAIPCEVFGYERPGLADAWYDFRLCAAPGTRTAAGFAPGTRYGLDALASADTVVIPACASVVDEQPPDLVEAVRAAHAGGARIVSLCTGAFVLAAAGLLDGRPATTHWMHAEQLAARHPEVRVDASVLYIDDGDILTSAGTAAGLDLCLHVVRNDHGAAVAGALAKRLVMPAHRPGGQAQYIDARAVHDAGDLGPLLDWARRHLDEPLTVAALARRANVTSRTLIRRFHAATGTTPMAWLRGIRIDHARELLETTALPVDQIAERSGLGGPANLRHHFTRVVGVPPTAYRRAFSS, encoded by the coding sequence ATGCACACGCTCGCGGTCGCCGTCACCGACGGGGTGCCGATCTTCGAACTGGCCATCCCGTGCGAGGTGTTCGGCTACGAACGGCCGGGCCTCGCCGACGCGTGGTACGACTTCCGGCTCTGCGCCGCGCCCGGCACCCGCACCGCTGCCGGGTTCGCCCCGGGCACCCGCTACGGCCTCGACGCGCTGGCCTCGGCCGACACCGTCGTGATCCCGGCCTGCGCGAGCGTCGTCGACGAGCAGCCGCCCGACCTGGTCGAGGCCGTCCGCGCGGCACACGCGGGCGGCGCCCGCATCGTCTCGCTGTGCACCGGAGCGTTCGTCCTCGCCGCCGCCGGACTGCTGGACGGACGCCCCGCGACGACCCACTGGATGCACGCCGAGCAGCTCGCCGCCCGCCACCCGGAGGTCAGGGTGGACGCGTCCGTCCTCTACATCGACGACGGCGACATCCTGACCAGCGCGGGCACCGCCGCCGGGCTCGACCTGTGCCTGCACGTCGTCCGCAACGACCACGGCGCCGCCGTCGCCGGCGCGCTCGCCAAGCGCCTCGTCATGCCCGCGCACCGGCCCGGCGGCCAGGCGCAGTACATCGACGCGCGGGCCGTCCACGACGCCGGCGACCTGGGGCCGCTCCTCGACTGGGCCCGCCGCCATCTGGACGAGCCGCTGACCGTCGCCGCGCTGGCCCGCCGCGCCAACGTCACGTCCCGGACGCTGATCCGCCGCTTCCACGCCGCCACCGGGACGACGCCCATGGCCTGGCTGCGCGGCATCCGCATCGACCACGCCCGCGAGCTGCTGGAGACCACGGCGCTGCCCGTCGACCAGATCGCCGAACGCTCCGGCCTGGGCGGCCCCGCCAACCTCCGCCACCACTTCACCCGCGTCGTGGGCGTCCCCCCGACCGCCTACCGCCGCGCCTTCTCGTCCTGA
- a CDS encoding RNA polymerase sigma-70 factor yields the protein MSERIDPATEAFVAHRNLLFTVAYEMLGSAVDAEDVLQETWMRWVNVDLGTIRDHRAYLVRITTRQALSRLRVLGRRKENYVGSWLPEPLLTTPDVADDVELADNVSMAMLLVLETLTPTERAVFVLREVFDLPYGEIAEAVGKNSAAVRQIAHRARSHVAERRPRDAVSVAETQAALAAFQRAVETGDLQHLFDILAPDVVLLSDGGGIRRTVPRPIVGSDKVSRLVERGLRGLHAEVSLVPVQVNGMPGLVIRLDGETDTVMTVRVENGLITGFYLVRNPEKLSRLEQATTLSR from the coding sequence ATGAGCGAGCGGATCGACCCGGCCACGGAGGCGTTCGTCGCCCACCGGAACCTGCTGTTCACCGTCGCCTACGAGATGCTCGGCTCGGCCGTCGACGCCGAGGACGTCCTCCAGGAGACCTGGATGCGCTGGGTGAACGTCGACCTCGGCACCATCCGCGACCACCGCGCCTACCTGGTGCGGATCACCACCCGCCAGGCGCTGTCCCGGCTGCGCGTGCTCGGCCGCCGCAAGGAGAACTATGTCGGCTCGTGGCTGCCCGAGCCGCTGCTGACCACACCCGACGTCGCCGACGACGTCGAGCTCGCCGACAACGTCTCGATGGCGATGCTGCTGGTCCTGGAGACGCTGACGCCGACCGAGCGCGCGGTGTTCGTCCTGCGCGAGGTGTTCGACCTGCCCTACGGCGAGATCGCCGAAGCCGTCGGGAAGAACTCGGCCGCCGTCCGGCAGATCGCCCACCGGGCCCGCTCGCACGTCGCGGAGCGCCGGCCGCGCGACGCCGTGTCGGTGGCCGAGACGCAGGCGGCGCTCGCCGCCTTCCAGCGGGCGGTCGAGACCGGCGACCTGCAGCACCTGTTCGACATCCTCGCCCCGGACGTCGTCCTCCTGAGCGACGGCGGCGGCATCCGCCGGACCGTGCCGCGGCCCATCGTGGGATCCGACAAGGTCAGCCGCCTGGTCGAGCGCGGCCTCAGGGGGCTCCACGCCGAGGTGTCGCTCGTGCCCGTCCAGGTCAACGGCATGCCGGGGCTCGTCATCCGGCTGGACGGCGAAACCGACACCGTCATGACCGTCCGCGTCGAGAACGGCCTCATCACCGGGTTCTACCTCGTCCGCAACCCCGAGAAGCTGTCCCGCCTGGAGCAGGCGACCACGCTGAGCCGCTGA
- a CDS encoding MFS transporter — protein MSNTKAPPPAAFPRRWGALVFIGLAQLMLMLDATVVNIALPSMQGDLAISDGDRQWIITAYTLAFGGLLLLGGRIADYTGRKRAFLIALVGFTAASALGGAAGNFEMLLIARAAQGAFGALLGPTALSLLTVMFTEPKERAKAFGIWGGIAGAGGAFGLLAGGALTDYLDWRWCLYINIPIALAAAIGGYLMLPGARREGGARFDIPGVLLVTGGLVAIVYGTGRAESDGWGSATIIGLLAGGAVLLAAFAVVETRVAQPLLPLRVVADRTRGSAYLAVAVVGAGMFAAFLFMTYYLQVVKGYSPIRTGVAFLPMTGAVLVSAGGLASRLLPKVAPRLLIVPGMLLGAAGMLWMLRLDPGTSYASGVLVCQLVFGLGAGMIMPVAMNYATHGVDPRDAGVASASVNTSQQVGSSIGIALLNTIATSTTADYLAEHGPNPAIAKLALVEGFGAAGIWAAGILLCGALIVALLMNTPRPGGKAPAATATATAAPADGAEGVEPLPAHT, from the coding sequence ATGTCGAACACGAAGGCGCCGCCCCCGGCGGCCTTCCCGCGCCGCTGGGGGGCGCTGGTCTTCATCGGGCTGGCCCAGCTCATGCTCATGCTGGACGCCACCGTGGTGAACATCGCGCTGCCCTCCATGCAGGGAGATCTGGCGATCTCCGACGGCGACCGGCAGTGGATCATCACCGCCTACACGCTGGCGTTCGGCGGGCTGCTGCTGCTCGGCGGGCGGATCGCGGACTACACCGGACGCAAGCGGGCGTTCCTGATCGCCCTGGTCGGGTTCACGGCCGCGTCCGCGCTGGGCGGCGCGGCGGGCAACTTCGAGATGCTGCTGATCGCCCGTGCCGCGCAGGGCGCGTTCGGCGCGCTGCTCGGTCCGACCGCGCTGTCGCTGTTGACGGTGATGTTCACCGAGCCGAAGGAGCGCGCCAAGGCGTTCGGCATCTGGGGCGGGATCGCCGGCGCGGGCGGCGCGTTCGGGCTGCTGGCCGGCGGGGCGCTGACCGACTACCTGGACTGGCGCTGGTGCCTGTACATCAACATCCCGATCGCCCTGGCCGCGGCCATCGGCGGGTACCTGATGCTGCCCGGGGCGCGGCGCGAGGGCGGGGCGCGGTTCGACATCCCCGGCGTGCTGCTGGTCACCGGCGGCCTGGTCGCGATCGTGTACGGCACGGGCCGCGCCGAGTCGGACGGCTGGGGCTCGGCGACGATCATCGGCCTGCTGGCCGGTGGCGCCGTGCTGCTCGCCGCGTTCGCGGTCGTCGAGACCCGGGTGGCGCAGCCGCTGCTGCCGCTGCGCGTGGTCGCCGACCGCACCCGGGGCTCGGCCTACCTGGCCGTGGCCGTCGTCGGCGCGGGCATGTTCGCCGCGTTCCTGTTCATGACCTACTACCTGCAGGTCGTCAAGGGGTACTCGCCGATCAGGACGGGCGTGGCCTTCCTCCCGATGACGGGGGCGGTCCTGGTGTCGGCGGGCGGGCTCGCCTCGCGGCTGCTGCCCAAGGTCGCGCCGCGGCTGCTGATCGTCCCCGGGATGCTCCTCGGCGCCGCCGGCATGCTGTGGATGCTGCGGCTGGACCCCGGGACGTCCTACGCGTCCGGTGTGCTCGTCTGCCAGCTCGTGTTCGGCCTCGGCGCCGGGATGATCATGCCGGTGGCCATGAACTACGCCACGCACGGCGTGGACCCGCGCGACGCGGGCGTGGCCTCCGCGAGCGTGAACACCTCGCAGCAGGTCGGCAGCTCGATCGGCATCGCGCTGCTCAACACCATCGCCACCAGCACGACCGCCGACTACCTGGCCGAGCACGGCCCGAACCCCGCCATCGCCAAGCTGGCGCTGGTGGAGGGCTTCGGGGCGGCCGGCATCTGGGCGGCGGGCATCCTCCTCTGCGGCGCGCTGATCGTCGCGCTGCTGATGAACACCCCGCGTCCGGGAGGGAAGGCCCCGGCCGCCACCGCCACCGCCACCGCCGCCCCGGCGGACGGCGCCGAGGGCGTTGAGCCGCTGCCCGCGCACACCTGA